A genomic region of Zalophus californianus isolate mZalCal1 chromosome 1, mZalCal1.pri.v2, whole genome shotgun sequence contains the following coding sequences:
- the TSSK6 gene encoding testis-specific serine/threonine-protein kinase 6, protein MSGDKLLSELGYKLGRTIGEGSYSKVKVATSKKYKGTVAIKVVDRRRAPPDFVNKFLPRELSILRGVRHPHIVHVFEFIEVCNGKLYIVMEAAATDLLQAVQRNGRIPGGQARDLFAQIAGAVRYLHDHHLVHRDLKCENVLLSPDERRVKLTDFGFGRQAHGYPDLSTTYCGSAAYASPEVLLGIPYDPKKYDVWSLGVVLYVMVTGCMPFDDSDIAGLPRRQKRGVLYPDGLELSERCKALIAELLQFSPSARPSAGQVARNGWLRAGDSS, encoded by the coding sequence ATGTCGGGCGACAAACTTCTGAGCGAACTCGGCTATAAGCTGGGACGCACGATAGGCGAGGGCAGTTACTCCAAGGTGAAGGTGGCCACGTCCAAGAAGTACAAGGGCACAGTGGCCATCAAGGTGGTGGACCGGAGGCGCGCGCCGCCCGACTTCGTCAACAAGTTTCTGCCACGCGAGCTGTCCATCCTACGGGGCGTGCGACACCCGCACATCGTACACGTCTTCGAGTTCATAGAGGTGTGCAATGGGAAGCTCTATATCGTGATGGAGGCGGCTGCCACCGACCTGCTGCAGGCAGTGCAGCGCAACGGGCGCATCCCCGGGGGTCAGGCGCGTGACCTATTCGCGCAGATCGCTGGGGCTGTGCGTTACTTGCATGACCACCACTTGGTGCACCGGGACCTCAAGTGCGAAAACGTGTTGTTGAGCCCCGACGAGCGCCGCGTGAAGCTCACTGACTTTGGCTTTGGTCGCCAGGCACACGGCTATCCTGACCTGAGCACCACCTACTGCGGCTCGGCCGCCTACGCGTCGCCTGAGGTACTCTTGGGTATCCCATACGACCCCAAGAAGTACGACGTGTGGAGCCTCGGCGTCGTGCTCTACGTCATGGTCACCGGGTGCATGCCCTTCGACGACTCGGACATCGCTGGTCTGCCCAGGCGCCAGAAGCGTGGCGTCCTCTACCCGGATGGCCTCGAGCTGTCCGAGCGCTGCAAGGCCCTGATCGCAGAACTGCTGCAGTTCAGCCCGTCCGCCAGGCCCTCAGCGGGCCAGGTAGCGCGCAACGGCTGGCTGCGTGCTGGGGACTCCAGCTAG